Within the Bradyrhizobium ottawaense genome, the region AACCCAAGATAAGGCCGGTCCCGAAGCGAAGGCCGGCGTTGTTGGCCGCCTGTGCCCGCCCGGTGGCAAAGAAGGTGTCGCGGAAGACAATAGGGAGGCAGCCGAAGAAGTTCAGCAAGCGCCAGCTTTACGCCATGCTAGCTGACGCGGTCAGGAACACGGGCTAGCCCGCTCACCCCGACATCGTTGCCGCGCTGCCTCCCACCTCGTTCAGTTCGAACGGCTTCCTTATTGCCCGCAATCCCCGACGCACCTGAACGCGCCAGGGCGGTAATCCGAGACTCAGCAGTGACTGAACGATATCGTTCAGCGTCGTACAGCTGATTGCGTGCCGCTTCACTTCCGAGTTTGTGAAGGTTTGCGGATGGCGGCCCCATGATGGTGGCGC harbors:
- a CDS encoding GcrA family cell cycle regulator yields the protein MCWDAKDVALLKKFWAGGQSASQIARRLGCSRNAVCGRLTRLGLKRGHKPPTAKPKIRPVPKRRPALLAACARPVAKKVSRKTIGRQPKKFSKRQLYAMLADAVRNTG